One part of the Nostoc sp. PCC 7120 = FACHB-418 genome encodes these proteins:
- a CDS encoding PAS domain S-box protein — MKEAHYCYDRWGATAKVKDLEKRYPQLLNTNLVRQSHSIVTDETIRHPTAAIDLAAAMKAAQAISEMIHLDQLTATLMQVVIENAGAETGALVLLEDDRLTVVAQCSGSRQCNLEKIAVAGCATIPVSVIHSVERTQETLVFDDAVSKLSFSTDPYIQHQQTRSLLCMPILKQNQLIGILYLENNLSTGVFTSDRVQVLKLLIAQAAISLENTRLYERLSDYSETLERKVEEQTQALQQEIAERRQTEAALRQSEANYRNLLQTANSVIIRYDPQGRIHYINDYGVKLLGYEEHQILGRTLFETIIPDIEISGRDVKPFVHDLLRNPQSYPQGEGENLCRDGRRVWVAWSNQAIFNEQGDVVEILSVGNDTTQRRQAEEALQRSEAKFRAIFENSQVGIYRTRTCDGLILNANQRFADLFGFDSPQEIIGIEHTIGYWVNPSDRQQGIEVMKRDGEVRSYEAQMRKRDGTVFWGLFSSYLNAGDDYIEGVIADISDVYDELRLRKQAEVALQASEAELRSLFSAIPDPLCVVTAQGRVIETVAGNPRQLYSSVEEKVGKTLHQIFEEEQADKFMGYIQQVLRTQQVLTVEYSLQIDGRETWFSARIAPIRHEQVIWIARDITLQKRAEAASILEERNRMAREIHDTLAQAFTGILAQVGAAKQVLTDDLEATESHLDLIKELARTGLVEARRSVVALRPQLLEEGSLQSALHRLVAQLRTAAIDTTLYYEIEGAVYSLPTEIESNLLRMGQEALTNAIRHANADEIRVELVYDRDRFCLRVRDNGQGFGVGSIPASEGFGLLGMSERAERIGAQLTIRSQPGQGTEIVVTVNWE; from the coding sequence ATGAAAGAGGCGCACTATTGCTACGATCGCTGGGGCGCAACCGCTAAAGTTAAAGATTTAGAAAAACGCTATCCACAACTCCTCAACACCAACCTAGTTCGGCAATCACATTCAATCGTGACCGATGAAACGATCCGTCATCCGACTGCGGCGATAGATTTGGCTGCGGCGATGAAAGCGGCTCAAGCCATCTCAGAAATGATCCATCTCGATCAATTAACTGCAACGTTGATGCAGGTGGTGATAGAAAATGCAGGAGCCGAAACTGGCGCTCTGGTTCTCCTGGAAGATGATCGGCTCACTGTTGTGGCTCAGTGCAGTGGGAGTAGACAGTGTAACCTGGAAAAGATCGCTGTTGCTGGCTGTGCAACAATTCCTGTTTCCGTCATTCACTCGGTAGAACGCACTCAAGAAACTCTGGTGTTTGATGATGCAGTCAGCAAATTGTCTTTTTCAACTGATCCTTATATTCAACATCAACAAACGCGATCGCTCCTGTGTATGCCCATTCTCAAGCAAAATCAGCTGATTGGCATACTTTACCTGGAGAACAATCTTAGTACCGGAGTGTTTACTAGCGATCGCGTGCAAGTCCTTAAACTGTTGATTGCTCAGGCAGCAATTTCACTGGAGAATACTCGGTTATATGAACGGTTATCGGATTATTCCGAAACACTGGAAAGGAAGGTAGAAGAGCAAACTCAAGCCTTGCAGCAGGAGATCGCGGAACGCCGACAAACTGAAGCCGCATTGAGACAAAGTGAAGCAAATTATCGCAACCTGCTACAAACCGCAAATTCCGTTATCATTCGCTATGATCCGCAAGGACGGATTCACTACATTAACGATTATGGGGTAAAGCTTCTTGGCTATGAAGAACATCAGATTTTAGGGCGAACCTTATTTGAAACAATCATTCCAGACATCGAAATCTCTGGACGCGATGTCAAACCCTTTGTCCATGATTTACTTCGTAATCCTCAATCGTACCCGCAAGGCGAGGGTGAAAACCTGTGTCGAGACGGTCGGCGAGTTTGGGTTGCTTGGTCAAATCAAGCTATCTTCAATGAACAGGGAGATGTCGTTGAAATCTTATCGGTTGGCAATGACACCACCCAGCGTAGACAAGCAGAAGAGGCATTACAACGCAGTGAAGCCAAGTTCCGAGCTATCTTTGAAAACTCGCAGGTTGGCATCTACCGAACCCGCACCTGTGATGGATTAATTCTCAATGCCAATCAACGCTTTGCCGATCTGTTTGGCTTTGATTCACCCCAAGAAATTATTGGGATTGAACACACTATAGGCTATTGGGTCAATCCCAGCGATCGCCAACAAGGCATTGAGGTGATGAAGCGGGATGGGGAAGTGCGAAGCTATGAAGCACAGATGCGAAAACGAGATGGGACAGTGTTTTGGGGACTTTTCTCTTCTTATCTGAATGCAGGCGATGACTACATCGAAGGGGTGATTGCAGATATTAGCGATGTCTACGACGAGCTCCGCTTACGCAAACAGGCAGAAGTAGCATTGCAAGCCTCTGAAGCAGAGCTACGGTCGCTCTTTTCAGCCATTCCCGATCCGCTATGTGTTGTTACTGCCCAAGGGCGAGTGATCGAAACAGTCGCAGGGAATCCGAGGCAGTTGTATAGTTCAGTTGAGGAGAAGGTTGGTAAAACACTGCATCAGATTTTTGAAGAAGAACAAGCCGATAAATTTATGGGTTATATTCAGCAGGTGCTGAGAACCCAACAAGTACTTACCGTTGAATACAGCCTACAGATAGATGGGCGAGAAACTTGGTTTTCGGCGCGTATTGCACCGATTCGGCACGAACAGGTGATTTGGATAGCGCGAGATATTACGCTGCAAAAGCGAGCAGAAGCAGCCTCAATTCTGGAAGAGCGTAACCGTATGGCACGCGAAATTCACGACACACTCGCTCAGGCGTTTACAGGCATTCTGGCTCAGGTGGGAGCGGCAAAACAGGTGCTAACGGATGATTTAGAAGCAACTGAGTCACACCTAGACCTGATCAAAGAATTGGCGCGAACTGGACTGGTTGAAGCGCGGAGATCGGTAGTAGCACTCCGTCCTCAGCTTTTGGAGGAAGGCAGTCTACAGAGCGCTCTACATCGTCTCGTCGCTCAACTTAGAACTGCCGCAATAGATACGACTTTATATTATGAGATTGAGGGTGCAGTATATTCTCTGCCGACTGAAATCGAGAGTAACCTACTGCGGATGGGGCAGGAAGCCTTAACCAATGCGATTAGACACGCCAATGCTGACGAAATCCGAGTAGAACTAGTCTACGATCGCGATCGATTCTGCTTGCGCGTGAGAGACAATGGACAGGGCTTTGGAGTTGGCAGTATTCCAGCCTCTGAGGGTTTTGGCTTATTAGGCATGAGCGAACGGGCAGAGCGCATCGGCGCACAACTCACGATTAGGAGTCAACCTGGACAAGGAACAGAGATTGTTGTTACCGTCAATTGGGAGTAG
- a CDS encoding response regulator has product MSQAITIRVLIADDHAIFRQGLATIINRDPEMQVVAQAENGEQVIALFEEHQPDVTLMDLRMPEVEGVAAISAICATAKSARIIVLTTYDSDEDIYRGLQAGAKGYLLKETEPDELLNAIRTVHRGHKYIPPDVGAKLVQRLSNPELSERELEVLRSLAQGMSNADIADALSIGEGTVKSHVNRILNKLDVSDRTQAVIVAVKRGIVNL; this is encoded by the coding sequence ATGAGCCAAGCCATAACCATTCGGGTTCTGATTGCAGACGATCATGCTATTTTTCGGCAAGGATTAGCCACGATTATTAACCGTGACCCAGAGATGCAGGTGGTTGCCCAGGCTGAAAATGGGGAACAAGTGATCGCTCTCTTTGAGGAACATCAACCAGATGTCACGCTGATGGATCTGCGAATGCCGGAAGTGGAAGGCGTTGCCGCCATCAGTGCAATTTGTGCTACTGCTAAATCTGCTCGGATTATTGTACTGACCACGTATGATAGTGACGAAGATATTTATCGGGGATTGCAGGCAGGCGCAAAAGGATATCTGTTGAAAGAAACTGAACCTGACGAGCTTCTGAATGCTATTCGTACCGTTCATCGGGGTCATAAGTATATTCCGCCTGATGTAGGAGCAAAGTTGGTACAGCGCCTCAGCAATCCAGAACTGAGTGAAAGAGAACTAGAAGTACTCCGCTCACTGGCGCAGGGAATGAGCAATGCCGATATTGCAGATGCTTTGAGTATTGGTGAAGGCACTGTCAAATCTCATGTCAATCGGATTTTGAATAAATTGGATGTTAGCGATCGCACCCAAGCTGTAATTGTTGCCGTTAAACGCGGCATTGTTAATTTATAG